In Debaryomyces hansenii CBS767 chromosome B complete sequence, one genomic interval encodes:
- a CDS encoding DEHA2B03454p (weakly similar to uniprot|P38235 Saccharomyces cerevisiae YBR053c), with protein MSEFTVERDDILFPDYRGRLTEGVTYNPSNNTLIWVDILQGEVHRASLLEGKFSESHERLKFEDPKESIGAIGLTNDDNVIVICGKQGIGKGSFKTGQIEYFLKYNHDETQKKRLRSNDGIIDPWGHLWIGVMTDFDISEQEGKISPEGKLYRINCHDLTIETMVDNCYIPNGLAFSQDRKHFYWTDSLTYTIWKYDYDYISNTLSNKREHISVKEVDAVKQFNSPEPDGLVMTRSGEIFSATFSTSRVLHFDEHGKYVEAYKLPAEKITSVTIGGKLNDELYITTGHPHLSHPTTSIDPNDKTGDLGGFLFRYHLNKPHDVHVKHIWGGKL; from the coding sequence ATGAGTGAGTTTACAGTTGAAAGagatgatatattatttccaGATTATAGAGGCCGGTTAACTGAAGGAGTGACATACAATCCGTCGAACAATACGTTAATTTGGGTTGATATTTTACAAGGAGAAGTCCACCGTGCATCATTACTTGAGGGAAAGTTTAGTGAAAGCCACGAAAGATTGAAATTTGAGGATCCAAAGGAGTCGATAGGGGCCATAGGGTTGACGAATGACGATAATGTGATTGTGATATGTGGCAAACAGGGGATCGGCAAGGGTTCGTTCAAGACAGGCCAGATCgaatattttttgaaatataaccATGACGAGACACAGAAGAAGAGGTTGAGGTCAAACGATGGGATCATTGATCCGTGGGGACACTTGTGGATTGGGGTTATGACCGACTTTGATATTTCTGAGCAAGAAGGAAAGATTTCGCCGGAAGGGAAGTTGTACAGAATTAATTGCCATGATTTGACCATTGAGACGATGGTGGATAACTGCTATATACCAAATGGGTTGGCGTTCTCACAGGACCGGAAACATTTTTACTGGACCGACTCGTTGACCTATACGATTTGGAAGTATGACTACGACTACATTTCTAATACGTTATCGAACAAGCGCGAGCACATTTCCGTGAAAGAAGTGGATGCTGTGAAGCAATTCAACAGTCCCGAGCCCGATGGGTTGGTGATGACTAGGTCTGGCGAAATATTTTCGGCTACATTTTCGACTAGCAGAGTGTTGCATTTTGACGAACACGGCAAGTATGTGGAGGCATATAAATTACCAGCAGAGAAAATAACTAGTGTAACTATAGGAGGAAAGTTGAACGATGAATTGTACATTACTACTGGTCACCCTCATTTAAGTCACCCGACAACTTCAATTGACCCCAACGATAAGACGGGCGACTTGGGCGGATTTCTTTTTAGATATCACTTGAACAAACCGCATGATGTCCATGTAAAGCATATCTGGGGCGGTAAATTGTGA
- a CDS encoding DEHA2B03476p (similar to uniprot|P46973 Saccharomyces cerevisiae YJR055w HIT1), with amino-acid sequence MAICGICNVNESKYKCPKCNVNYCSIGCFKDPVHIHERIDETDKADEENKEVLSTDESASKFDKLINDSQIQSMLKFKSLQFHLSVILKIINDASITGESVLENRKEIANLKLTNLRSGGLEQNELVEDFVERVLFLLNEG; translated from the coding sequence ATGGCTATATGTGGAATTTGCAATgttaatgaatcaaaatacAAATGTCCTAAATGTAATGTGAATTACTGTTCTATTGGTTGCTTCAAAGACCCTGTTCATATTCATGAACGTATAGACGAAACGGATAAGGCagacgaagaaaataagGAAGTATTACTGACGGATGAATCGGCAAGTAAGTTTGACAAGTTAATAAACGATTCGCAGATTCAGTCGATGCTCAAGTTCAAGTCgcttcaatttcatttgtCGGTTATTTTAAAGATTATTAATGATGCTTCGATTACTGGTGAGTCTGTTCTAGAGAACAGGAAGGAAATTGCTAACCTCAAGTTGACAAACTTGAGAAGCGGTGGATTGGAGCAAAACGAGTTGGTAGAGGATTTTGTAGAAAGggtattatttttgttgaatgaGGGCTGA
- a CDS encoding DEHA2B03520p (some similarities with CA0817|IPF6339 Candida albicans IPF6339), whose amino-acid sequence MFEDQYLDIFMKISYHILTRDNSSKKPYKQFCLQYCNQLKRIIRSSQLSTINSIISWYYLYKYASNTVCSIDSEEGMSMISHLIFTSFILANKSFDDQCYSCKTWSNIANSSDTNYTYDLKVIKQLESHFLSVVDYKLSFTAIDNDDFWTFLQVMFNDTNSSSHVLHHLKSKIIPTTDASLSIPVTPILYDNFTSPATVSLKSPMTPLTPFSLDRKRTYSNMDYGSMEKLCNSINLDEFTNFEFGFTAQ is encoded by the coding sequence ATGTTTGAGGACCAATATCTAGATATTTTCATGAAAATATCGTACCATATACTCACCAGAGATAATAGTTCCAAGAAACCGTACAAACAATTTTGTCTTCAATATTGCAACCAGTTGAAACGGATCATACGCTCGTCTCAGCTTTCAACTATAAATCTGATAATAAGCTGGTACTACTTATACAAGTATGCCAGTAATACAGTATGTTCGATTGATCTGGAGGAAGGCATGTCGATGATCAGCCATCTTATTTTCACGTCTTTCATATTGGCCAATAAATCCTTCGATGACCAATGCTACTCGTGCAAAACTTGGTCAAACATTGCGAATAGCAGTGATACCAATTACACCTACGATTTAAAAGTCATCAAGCAGCTCGAATCCCACTTTTTGTCCGTGGTTGACTACAAGCTTTCGTTTACAGCAATCGATAATGATGACTTCTGGACCTTTTTGCAAGTCATGTTCAACGATACAAATCTGTCAAGTCATGTTCTCCACCACCTCAAGTCCAAAATTATTCCTACAACCGACGCGCTGCTATCCATTCCTGTTACGCCCATACTATATGACAACTTCACTTCTCCTGCAACTGTTTCACTCAAATCACCTATGACTCCATTAACTCCATTTTCTCTTGATAGAAAACGCACATACAGCAATATGGATTATGGAAGCATGGAAAAGTTGTGCAACAGCATTAATCTAGACGAGTTTACCAATTTCGAATTTGGTTTTACGGCTCAGTAA
- a CDS encoding DEHA2B03498p (no similarity) yields MRFVVAMPQAYTRFHMNMLPYSEVYFQFTRTHETVVTTALSSYNTAETRSRNRKFQQSRMLRLRKQDFMRMPETIGSS; encoded by the coding sequence ATGAGGTTTGTAGTTGCGATGCCGCAAGCATATACAAGGTTCCACATGAATATGTTACCATATTCGGAAGTCTACTTTCAGTTCACACGTACTCATGAAACGGTGGTTACTACCGCATTAAGCAGTTATAATACGGCGGAGACCAGATCTAGAAATAGGAAATTTCAGCAATCCAGGATGTTGCGTTTAAGAAAGCAAGACTTCATGCGCATGCCCGAAACAATAGGAAGCTCGTAA
- a CDS encoding DEHA2B03410p (highly similar to uniprot|P39078 Saccharomyces cerevisiae YDL143w CCT4 cytosolic chaperoni CCT ring complex subunit), protein MAQSQVGKGSPSNATFRDKEKPQEVRKSNILAARAVSDAIRTSLGPKGMDKMIKTKNGEIIISNDGATILKHMAVLHPAARMLVDVSAAQDVEAGDGTTSVAILTGSLLGAAEKLLNKGIHPTLISESFQRAATRSAEVLLEMSHKISLDDKEALIRAASTSLSSKIVSQHSSLLSPLAVNSVLKVMNEEHTNVDLNDIRLIKKVGGTIDETELVNGVVLTQNVVKTAGGPVRVDKAKIALIQFQLSPPKPDMENNVVVNDYRQMDKILKEERAYLLNICKKIKKSKCNVLLIQKSILRDAVNDLALHFLSKLNIMVIKDIERDEIEFLSKATGCKPIADIDNFTEDRLGSADVVEEIESSGSRIVKIDGVSAKNVKPTVSIVCRGANQLVLDETERSIHDALCVVRCLVKEKALIAGGGAPEIEVSRVLMSEANKLSGVEQFVYQEFAQALEVIPTTLAENAGLNSINVVTDLRNRHANGEKNAGISVRRSGASNTYDEHVLQPVLVSSSAITLASECVKSILRIDDIAFSR, encoded by the coding sequence ATGGCACAATCACAAGTAGGTAAAGGATCACCATCCAACGCCACTTTCAGAGATAAAGAAAAGCCACAAGAGGTTCGTAAGAGTAATATCTTAGCGGCTAGAGCTGTATCAGATGCAATTAGAACGTCATTGGGACCAAAAGGTATGGACAAGATGATCAAGACCAAAAACGGCGAAATCATCATTTCCAACGATGGGGCCACGATCTTGAAACATATGGCAGTATTGCACCCGGCAGCACGTATGTTGGTTGATGTGAGTGCGGCACAGGACGTTGAAGCAGGAGATGGGACCACGTCTGTTGCTATATTAACGGGATCATTGTTGGGAGCAGCAGAAAAGTTGTTGAATAAGGGCATCCACCCTACGTTGATTTCGGAATCATTCCAGAGGGCTGCCACCAGATCTGCAGAAGTTTTATTGGAAATGTCGCACAAGATTAGCTTGGACGACAAGGAGGCATTGATCAGAGCGGCATCAACGTCGTTGTCGTCGAAGATTGTTTCACAACACTCGTCGTTGTTGTCACCATTGGCCGTCAATTCGGTATTGAAGGTTATGAATGAAGAGCATACTAATGTCGACTTGAATGATATCAGATTAATCAAGAAGGTGGGTGGTACTATCGACGAAACTGAGTTGGTCAATGGGGTGGTATTGACGCAAAATGTTGTTAAAACTGCTGGCGGTCCTGTTAGAGTTGATAAGGCGAAGATCGCTTTGATCCAATTCCAGTTATCCCCTCCAAAGCCAGACATGGAAAACAATGTCGTGGTTAATGATTATAGACAGATGGATAAGATTTTAAAGGAAGAAAGGGCTTACTTGTTAAACATTTGTAAGAAGATCAAAAAATCAAAGTGTAACGTGTTATTAATTCAGAAGTCAATCTTGAGAGATGCCGTCAATGATTTAGCTTTACATTTCTTATCCAAGTTAAATATCATGGTCATCAAGGACATTGAAAGAGATGAGATCGAATTCTTATCGAAGGCAACCGGATGTAAGCCAATTGCTGACATTGACAACTTCACTGAAGATAGATTAGGTTCAGCTGATGtagttgaagaaatcgaaTCTTCTGGCTCAAGAATTGTCAAGATTGATGGTGTCTCTGCAAAGAATGTCAAACCAACTGTTTCTATAGTCTGTCGTGGTGCCAATCAACTTGTCTTGGATGAAACTGAAAGATCTATTCATGATGCTCTTTGTGTCGTCAGATGTTTGGTCAAAGAAAAGGCTTTAATCGCTGGTGGTGGTGCTCCAGAAATCGAAGTTTCTAGAGTCTTGATGAGTGAAGCTAACAAGTTATCTGGTGTTGAACAATTCGTATATCAAGAATTTGCCCAAGCATTGGAAGTTATTCCAACAACTTTAGCTGAAAACGCTGGGTTGAACTCAATCAATGTTGTCACTGATTTAAGAAACAGACATGCTAATGGTGAGAAGAATGCCGGTATTTCAGTAAGAAGATCTGGTGCTTCTAATACATATGACGAACATGTTTTGCAACCAGTTTTAGTCAGTTCTAGTGCTATCACTTTAGCATCTGAATGTGTCAAGTCAATCTTGCgtattgatgatattgcATTCAGTCGTTAG
- a CDS encoding DEHA2B03388p (similar to uniprot|P37366 Saccharomyces cerevisiae YPR025C YPRc CCL1 cyclin): protein MADKGSAEPSKNIEEDGTSYPIRKKPQVTVDDLYRRSTQYQLWSFTSESLQEAKQKINEKGRQHAIEEFNKALLKLKSGSKENVDKYQAELTSEKLLDLLTLEEELKYLNFYCENIIKVVNSFRMPTQVKATAVSFFKKFYLVNSVMEYHPKNILYTCVFLAAKSENYFMSIESFCKALPKTEPKDVLDLEFIVLQSLKFTLLVHHPFRPLYGFFLDFQAVLLHPSPLMYDVNIDTIGGMYDKAKKWLSDYALLSDVAFLFSPPQIALAAMYDIDKRITDRYLKKKFLSEHHYDEENTQVKLDTIKEDPESKADNSAVDNTVKDNDKETDMTPMEIHQDKENLEAKTEDNSKSDIHKMQREQYETLVRTIRKCIKIAKQIPQTSREESAKVDKKCFFALNPSRLLKKKLSKLTTGNDATPVPASS from the coding sequence ATGGCAGATAAAGGATCGGCAGAACCAAGTAAGAATATAGAGGAAGATGGAACATCATACCCAATACGAAAGAAGCCTCAGGTAACGGTCGATGATTTATATAGACGATCGACACAGTATCAGCTTTGGTCTTTCACTTCAGAATCATTACAAGAAGCTAAACAGAAGATAAATGAAAAGGGCAGACAGCACGCAATCGAGGAATTTAATAAGGCTCTCTTGAAACTCAAGTCAGGATCTAAGGAGAATGTTGATAAATATCAAGCCGAATTAACTTCGGAGAAATTACTAGATCTACTTACactagaagaagaattaaaataccTAAACTTTTACTgtgaaaatattatcaaagtGGTTAATTCATTCAGAATGCCAACACAAGTGAAAGCAACGGCAGTATCgtttttcaagaaattttatttggttAACTCAGTAATGGAATATCATCCTAAGAACATATTATACACCTGTGTTTTCCTAGCAGCTAAGTCTGAAAATTACTTCATGTCCATAGAATCATTTTGTAAGGCACTCCCGAAGACAGAACCAAAGGATGTTCTCGATTTAGAATTTATAGTCCTACaatctttgaaattcaCGTTGTTAGTCCACCATCCATTCAGACCATTATATGGGTTTTTCCTTGATTTCCAAGCAGTATTATTACATCCTTCCCCCTTAATGTACGATGTCAATATCGATACAATTGGTGGAATGTATGATAAAGCCAAAAAGTGGTTAAGTGATTATGCATTGTTAAGCGACGTTGCATTTCTTTTCTCACCACCACAAATTGCCCTCGCTGCTATgtatgatattgataagaGAATAACGGATagatatttaaaaaaaaaattcttatCGGAACACCATtatgacgaagaaaatacTCAGGTAAAACTCGATACGATTAAAGAAGATCCAGAACTGAAGGCTGATAATTCGGCAGTGGATAACACCGTTAAAGATAATGACAAAGAGACAGATATGACACCGATGGAAATACATCAGGACAAAGAAAATCTAGAGGCTAAAACAGAAGATAATTCTAAGAGTGATATACATAAAATGCAAAGAGAACAATATGAAACTTTGGTTAGAACGATAAGGAAATGCATTAAAATAGCTAAACAAATACCACAAACTTCTCGGGAGGAAAGTGCGAAAGTCGACAAGAAGTGTTTCTTCGCATTAAACCCTAGTAgattgttgaagaagaagctcAGTAAATTGACTACGGGCAATGATGCTACCCCAGTTCCAGCTTCAAGCTGA
- a CDS encoding DEHA2B03432p (similar to uniprot|Q05791 Saccharomyces cerevisiae YLR215c CDC123 cell cycle nutritional control protein) — protein sequence MTGQDYSVFEDLKVSKEQVIACSYSNWYRKFRPYVAKSIVIKPLPDEFIEYLSSESIRLPQENKDEVVADSDNEYSDWSDDEEDAQTNPTERFSGLHEEIKNGIRHLGSKVSPKLNWSAPKDAKWIMANNTTKCEDVSDVYLLLNASDHIAHDIDDAFNECGEPDCHTRIPYELVLRQWVDMNPALEFRVFIKNRIVVGVSQRDLNYYDYLDKLVPTFRQKIDEMFTEVIKPSLDHDNVIVDLYIPRPFDKVWIVDFNPFSRKTDSLLFTWHELLQINPKEVYQYELRLISETNLGRFSKKEHSENQVPIDVIDASVNTDTMIELAKKWQDLQEKGK from the coding sequence ATGACCGGTCAAGACTATTCTGTGTTCGAGGATCTAAAGGTCAGCAAGGAGCAAGTTATTGCGTGTTCGTATTCAAACTGGTACCGGAAATTCAGGCCATATGTGGCCAAATCGATCGTGATAAAGCCATTGCCAGATGAGTTCATCGAGTATTTGTCATCAGAAAGTATACGGTTACCGCAGGAAAACAAAGACGAAGTGGTTGCAGATAGCGATAACGAGTACAGTGACTGGTCGgacgacgaagaagatgCGCAGACCAACCCTACGGAGAGGTTTTCCGGGTTGCACGAAGAGATCAAGAATGGCATACGCCATTTGGGTAGTAAAGTGAGTCCCAAGTTGAATTGGTCGGCACCCAAGGATGCCAAATGGATCATGGCCAACAATACGACCAAGTGTGAGGATGTGTCGGACGTGTATTTACTCTTGAATGCGTCGGACCACATAGCACACGACATCGACGATGCATTCAACGAGTGTGGGGAGCCAGACTGCCACACACGTATTCCCTACGAGTTGGTGTTGCGCCAGTGGGTGGACATGAATCCGGCGTTGGAGTTCAGGGTTTTCATCAAGAACCGCATCGTAGTGGGGGTGTCCCAACGAGATTTGAACTACTACGACTACTTGGACAAGTTGGTGCCGACATTCAGACAGAAGATAGACGAAATGTTCACTGAAGTGATCAAACCAAGTCTCGACCACGACAACGTGATTGTCGACTTGTACATTCCCCGTCCGTTCGACAAGGTGTGGATCGTGGACTTCAACCCGTTTTCTAGGAAAACAGACTCGTTGCTCTTCACTTGGCACGAATTGCTCCAGATCAACCCCAAAGAAGTATACCAATATGAACTCAGACTTATATCCGAGACCAATCTTGGCCGTTTTTCCAAGAAGGAACACAGTGAGAACCAAGTACCCATCGATGTAATCGATGCTTCTGTTAACACCGACACCATGATAGAGTTGGCCAAGAAATGGCAAGATCTACAAGAGAAGGGTAAATAG